In Populus nigra chromosome 1, ddPopNigr1.1, whole genome shotgun sequence, one genomic interval encodes:
- the LOC133669341 gene encoding NDR1/HIN1-like protein 3 encodes MLPLPPPPPSPLPVEPSPQPEKQGFPVSLNQIVISKQARNQQSYSAETSNSDSKKLSKPPIFKHPRPRRTNPVIWCGAILCLIFSLVLIFFGIATLIIYLVIKPRNPVFDIPNANLSSIYFDSPEYFNGDLTFLADFSNPNQKIDVRFEYVDIELYFSDRLIGTQALQPFTQRSRETRLESVQIISSLVYLPQNLAFELQKQVQSNKVHYNMRVTFKVRSNLGLLHYSYWLHGRCEIEMTGPPTGVIVARSCKTKR; translated from the coding sequence ATGCTTCCACTCCCTCCTCCACCACCCTCCCCGCTGCCCGTAGAACCATCTCCACAACCAGAAAAGCAAGGCTTTCCAGTCTCTCTCAATCAGATAGTCATATCAAAGCAAGCCAGAAATCAACAAAGTTATTCGGCAGAGACATCAAATTCTGACAGCAAGAAATTAAGCAAGCCGCCAATATTCAAACATCCTCGACCTCGCCGTACAAACCCAGTTATATGGTGTGGTGCAATCCTCTGCCTCATATTCAGCCTTGTTCTCATCTTCTTTGGAATAGCAACTTTGATTATCTATCTTGTCATTAAACCAAGAAATCCAGTGTTTGACATACCAAACGCAAATCTAAGCAGCATATACTTCGATTCACCAGAGTATTTCAATGGGGATCTTACCTTCCTCGCAGACTTCTCCAACCCAAATCAGAAAATTGATGTGAGATTCGAGTATGTGGATATAGAGCTCTACTTTTCGGATAGACTTATAGGAACTCAAGCTCTTCAGCCTTTCACACAAAGAAGTCGGGAAACAAGATTGGAATCAGTTCAAATCATATCAAGCTTGGTATATTTGCCCCAGAATCTTGCTTTTGAACTTCAAAAGCAGGTGCAGAGTAACAAGGTCCACTACAACATGAGAGTAACTTTTAAAGTGAGATCTAACCTGGGTCTGCTCCATTATTCATACTGGTTACATGGAAGGTGTGAGATAGAGATGACTGGCCCACCCACTGGTGTTATCGTTGCCCGAAGTTGCAAAACaaagagatga